The Haladaptatus cibarius D43 genome window below encodes:
- a CDS encoding DUF6360 family protein, with protein sequence MADRVLSVNAYTTFDLIDAVAEGHGWTEEAVGVLNVKTPRGEDAPDEVLLQLELDNTGLEHLPAHADTVTLSPEQARELAGEFERCANVAEKK encoded by the coding sequence ATGGCAGACCGCGTCCTGTCGGTGAACGCCTACACTACGTTCGACCTCATCGACGCCGTCGCCGAAGGTCATGGCTGGACAGAGGAGGCCGTGGGGGTTCTGAACGTCAAAACGCCCCGCGGCGAGGATGCACCCGACGAGGTACTGCTCCAACTCGAACTGGACAACACGGGGTTGGAACATCTGCCTGCTCATGCCGACACGGTTACTCTGTCGCCGGAACAGGCACGGGAGTTGGCCGGGGAGTTTGAGCGGTGTGCTAATGTCGCAGAGAAAAAATAG
- a CDS encoding ABC transporter permease: MKSHSLIIAKKELMDSIRSRMLWGAVVTLVLMAVSSTISMYLNAPPPASLGVVAENIPLNLFRFMPIIALLSGYKAVVGERESGSIRFLLGLPTTRREILFGKLLGRSIVFTIALLTSVFLLVALNIVLHSGVALPQLMAHTALLLLYGLVWVGIGVGISAAATTRFQAVGGVFGLYAITHFFWQQNVLPILAYLFADGASMGGLKPIAFADGPTWYLYVQRVNPVKIYQASRGILLELLESGNPNADAAITVPMNVPENVFGFVVLFLWVAFPLSIGYWRFSRAEVQ, from the coding sequence ATGAAATCACACTCACTAATAATTGCAAAGAAGGAGCTCATGGATTCTATCCGATCTCGAATGTTGTGGGGTGCAGTCGTGACGTTGGTGCTGATGGCAGTTTCTTCCACAATCTCGATGTACCTGAACGCACCGCCACCGGCATCGTTAGGAGTTGTCGCCGAAAATATTCCACTGAACCTCTTCCGGTTTATGCCGATTATCGCATTACTTTCGGGGTACAAAGCAGTTGTCGGTGAACGAGAATCGGGTAGTATTCGATTTCTACTCGGACTCCCTACGACGAGGCGTGAAATCCTGTTCGGGAAGCTTCTCGGGCGTTCGATAGTGTTTACTATTGCGCTGTTGACTTCCGTATTCCTTCTCGTTGCGCTGAATATCGTGCTACACAGTGGGGTTGCGCTACCGCAATTAATGGCACACACTGCACTTTTGCTACTTTACGGGTTGGTTTGGGTTGGTATCGGTGTCGGCATCTCCGCGGCGGCAACGACTCGATTCCAGGCAGTCGGTGGTGTGTTCGGCTTGTACGCGATAACGCATTTCTTTTGGCAACAGAACGTACTCCCGATTCTTGCCTACCTGTTCGCAGATGGTGCGTCGATGGGAGGCCTGAAGCCCATCGCCTTCGCTGATGGCCCGACATGGTATCTGTATGTCCAGCGGGTCAATCCAGTGAAGATCTATCAGGCAAGTCGTGGGATTCTGCTCGAACTGCTAGAGTCCGGAAACCCGAACGCAGACGCTGCCATCACAGTCCCGATGAACGTTCCCGAGAATGTGTTCGGGTTTGTCGTTCTGTTCCTCTGGGTTGCATTTCCACTCTCTATCGGCTATTGGCGGTTCAGTCGCGCAGAAGTTCAATAA
- a CDS encoding ABC transporter ATP-binding protein yields the protein MTAIETRALTKRFGEVTAVHNLDLTVKEGEIFGLLGPNGAGKSTTLNLLLDFLQPTAGDASVLGRNPWMEARTIRERMGILPEGYGLYDRLTAREHLEFVVQMKSCDTSAEDILERIGLVNEENRPVGNFSKGMRQRLGLGIALVGEPDLLILDEPSSGFDPHGIREMRSIIREEKERGATVIFSSHVMQEVKMICDRVGIMNHGELIAVDTIEALHEQASTRETLVLSVDMIPESHRLTEIDGVSDVFVFDSTLQISYSTPEAKTQVLDEVNRTGTTIRNVEIEQTSLEELFVEYTAEKHSQEATI from the coding sequence ATGACTGCTATCGAAACGCGAGCCCTAACAAAGCGATTCGGCGAGGTGACCGCGGTTCACAATCTTGACCTTACTGTGAAAGAAGGCGAGATATTTGGACTCCTTGGTCCGAACGGAGCGGGAAAATCAACCACGCTGAATCTGCTTTTAGACTTCCTCCAACCGACTGCGGGTGATGCATCAGTACTCGGCCGTAATCCGTGGATGGAAGCGCGCACAATACGAGAGCGAATGGGAATCCTCCCTGAAGGTTACGGACTTTATGACCGACTCACGGCACGCGAACATTTAGAGTTCGTCGTGCAGATGAAATCCTGTGATACCTCGGCAGAAGACATTTTGGAGCGAATCGGACTGGTGAACGAGGAAAACCGCCCTGTCGGAAATTTTTCGAAGGGAATGCGCCAACGGCTCGGCCTCGGAATTGCCCTCGTCGGCGAACCAGACCTACTGATTTTAGATGAGCCATCGTCTGGATTCGACCCACACGGAATCCGGGAGATGCGAAGCATCATACGAGAGGAAAAAGAGCGCGGTGCAACCGTGATTTTTTCAAGCCACGTTATGCAAGAAGTCAAGATGATTTGTGACCGTGTCGGTATTATGAACCATGGCGAACTCATTGCTGTGGACACCATTGAGGCACTGCACGAACAAGCCAGCACACGCGAAACGCTTGTTCTCTCGGTCGATATGATTCCCGAGTCTCATCGACTCACGGAAATAGACGGCGTCAGCGACGTTTTCGTCTTCGATTCGACACTCCAAATTTCGTACTCAACGCCAGAGGCAAAGACCCAAGTACTGGACGAAGTGAACCGAACAGGAACGACTATCCGAAATGTCGAAATCGAGCAAACATCGTTAGAGGAATTGTTCGTGGAATACACCGCGGAAAAACACTCACAGGAGGCCACGATATGA
- a CDS encoding NAD(P)/FAD-dependent oxidoreductase: protein MQVAVLGAGYAGLTLARKLERSLPDDANLVVVEQTGKHLVQHELHRVIRRPSLADDISIPLEDVLGCEVREARVESMDVDENRIILGSDGDTDVLEYDYAGVCLGAETAFYDLPGVEEYATPLKRLHHAEAIREEFFDNDGGRIVVGGAGLSGVQVAGELAALAREEEMNTEIVLLEQFGNVAPSFPANFQQAVQKELEKRDVEIRTGTAVERAEDEKITLADGTALLYDQFIWTGGIRGPDALGGDRPQVDSTLRLGDGTFVVGDAGTVVDAEGEAVPASAQSAIREARVVATNIARLVEDTNDDDDDVFEPRLDQFSFNSPGWLVSVGDGAVAQVGPTVVTGRPAKALKTTVGAGYLSSVGAVRNAVDLLGEELGD from the coding sequence ATGCAGGTTGCTGTCCTCGGCGCTGGCTACGCCGGTCTTACCCTCGCCAGAAAGCTCGAACGCTCCCTTCCGGACGACGCGAACCTCGTCGTCGTCGAGCAGACCGGGAAGCATCTGGTGCAACACGAACTTCACCGCGTCATCCGCAGACCGTCCTTGGCCGACGATATTTCGATTCCCCTCGAAGACGTACTTGGCTGCGAAGTTCGAGAGGCGAGAGTCGAATCTATGGACGTGGATGAAAACCGAATCATACTGGGGTCGGACGGAGATACCGACGTACTCGAATACGATTACGCCGGAGTCTGTCTCGGCGCGGAAACCGCCTTCTACGACCTACCGGGTGTCGAAGAGTACGCAACTCCCCTGAAGCGATTACACCACGCCGAAGCAATTCGGGAGGAGTTCTTCGACAACGACGGCGGTCGTATCGTGGTCGGCGGTGCAGGACTGTCGGGCGTGCAGGTCGCGGGCGAACTCGCCGCGCTCGCCCGCGAGGAGGAAATGAACACGGAAATCGTGCTTCTTGAGCAGTTCGGCAACGTCGCGCCCTCGTTCCCCGCCAATTTCCAGCAGGCAGTCCAAAAAGAACTGGAAAAGCGCGATGTGGAGATTCGAACCGGAACCGCCGTCGAACGTGCAGAAGACGAAAAAATCACGCTGGCCGACGGAACCGCGCTTCTCTACGACCAGTTCATCTGGACGGGCGGCATTCGCGGCCCGGATGCACTCGGCGGCGACCGGCCGCAGGTCGATAGCACGCTCCGACTCGGCGACGGAACCTTCGTCGTCGGCGATGCTGGAACAGTCGTGGACGCCGAGGGGGAAGCGGTTCCGGCGAGCGCCCAATCCGCGATTCGAGAGGCGAGAGTCGTCGCAACGAATATCGCGCGACTGGTGGAGGACACGAATGACGACGATGATGACGTATTCGAACCGCGACTCGACCAGTTTTCGTTCAACTCGCCGGGATGGCTGGTTTCCGTGGGGGACGGTGCAGTTGCCCAAGTCGGCCCGACGGTCGTGACTGGGAGGCCAGCGAAAGCACTCAAAACGACGGTCGGCGCGGGGTATCTGTCCTCAGTCGGCGCTGTTCGGAATGCGGTGGATTTGCTCGGAGAAGAATTAGGCGATTAG
- the mvaD gene encoding phosphomevalonate decarboxylase MvaD translates to MKATAKAHPIQGLVKYHGMRDEEERYPYHDSISVCTAPSHTKTTVEFDESLDSDTFVVDGEELTGRKSERVETVVSRVRELANIDTRVRLESENSFPSNVGLGSSSSGFAAAAMASAEAAGLDLSRPDISTIARLGSSSAARAVTGGFSDLHMGLNDEDCRSERLESPLEDDVRIVAGLVPAYKETEEAHREAADSHMFEARLAHIHDQLVEMRDALREGDFDRVFETAEHDSLSLAATTMTGPAGWVYWKPETIKIFNEVRRLREKEDVPVYFSTDTGASVYVNTTAEHEEHVEEVIADCGVETMRWKVGGPAEILPESEALF, encoded by the coding sequence ATGAAAGCGACCGCGAAGGCCCACCCGATTCAGGGACTCGTCAAGTACCACGGAATGCGCGACGAAGAAGAGCGTTACCCCTATCATGACAGCATCAGCGTCTGTACCGCCCCAAGCCACACGAAAACGACCGTTGAGTTCGACGAATCACTCGACTCCGACACCTTCGTCGTTGACGGCGAGGAACTGACTGGCCGCAAGTCGGAGCGCGTCGAGACTGTCGTCTCGCGTGTGCGTGAACTCGCGAACATCGACACTCGCGTCCGCCTCGAAAGCGAGAACAGTTTCCCGTCGAACGTCGGCCTCGGTTCTTCCTCGTCCGGGTTCGCCGCCGCCGCGATGGCCAGCGCGGAGGCCGCGGGACTCGACCTCTCGCGCCCCGACATTTCGACTATCGCGCGCCTCGGGTCATCCTCCGCGGCGCGCGCTGTGACGGGTGGCTTCTCCGACCTGCACATGGGACTGAACGACGAGGACTGCCGTTCCGAACGACTCGAATCGCCGCTCGAAGACGACGTGCGAATCGTCGCCGGACTGGTTCCGGCGTACAAGGAAACCGAGGAAGCCCACCGCGAGGCCGCCGACAGCCACATGTTCGAGGCCAGATTGGCGCACATCCACGACCAACTCGTGGAGATGCGCGACGCCTTGCGCGAGGGCGACTTCGACCGCGTCTTCGAAACGGCGGAACACGACTCGCTTTCCCTCGCCGCGACGACCATGACCGGCCCGGCGGGGTGGGTGTACTGGAAACCGGAAACCATCAAAATCTTCAACGAAGTGCGGCGACTGCGCGAAAAAGAAGACGTTCCGGTCTACTTCTCCACCGACACGGGCGCGAGCGTCTACGTCAACACGACGGCGGAACACGAAGAGCATGTGGAAGAGGTCATTGCCGACTGCGGCGTCGAAACCATGCGCTGGAAGGTCGGCGGCCCTGCCGAAATTCTCCCCGAAAGTGAAGCTCTGTTCTGA
- the nth gene encoding endonuclease III, whose translation MGVQLDTQEEQLAEILERLYDEYPDATISLNFSTRHELLIAVMLSAQCTDERVNKETEHLFEKYQSVSDFAEADVDELAEDLNSITYYNNKAKWINSACQTIIEEHDGEVPDTMSELTDLTGVGRKTANVVLQHGHDVVEGIVVDTHVQRLSRRLGLTEEKTPQKIETDLMSFVDEDDWQWLTHLFISHGRATCTARNPDCDDCVLEDICPSSKVDNEIDLASGEAWG comes from the coding sequence ATGGGCGTCCAACTCGACACGCAAGAAGAACAGTTAGCGGAAATTCTGGAGCGACTCTACGACGAATATCCGGACGCGACCATCTCGCTCAACTTCTCGACGCGCCACGAACTGCTCATCGCGGTGATGCTCTCGGCCCAGTGTACCGACGAGCGTGTGAACAAGGAGACGGAACACCTGTTCGAAAAGTACCAGTCGGTGTCTGATTTCGCCGAGGCCGACGTGGACGAACTGGCCGAGGATTTGAACTCGATTACCTACTACAACAACAAGGCGAAGTGGATAAACAGCGCGTGCCAGACCATCATCGAGGAACACGACGGCGAGGTGCCGGACACCATGAGCGAACTCACCGACCTGACTGGCGTCGGGCGGAAGACGGCCAACGTGGTTCTTCAGCACGGCCACGACGTGGTCGAAGGAATCGTGGTCGATACGCACGTTCAACGTCTTTCGCGGCGACTGGGACTGACGGAGGAAAAGACGCCGCAGAAAATCGAAACCGACCTGATGTCGTTCGTGGACGAAGATGACTGGCAGTGGCTGACCCACCTGTTCATCAGCCATGGACGAGCAACCTGTACGGCCCGGAATCCCGACTGTGACGACTGCGTGCTGGAAGACATCTGTCCGTCTTCGAAGGTCGATAATGAGATTGACCTCGCCAGCGGCGAGGCGTGGGGATAG
- a CDS encoding putative phosphothreonine lyase domain-containing protein codes for MFTQQSPTEITEEGTYWLRSRDVSDSPRIGGDGYFSKYSVTHPENVTADDLPPANGDAVGKIDREALEQEKTIGKWQLTGSAETIDDLWPKIVVDASEGVIWAAKVMTAFGYEELPYDDYMIVVYTPNYFAKHDVDRVREHLRDEHDVTHELFYKPDIYTAKGIVAETAEEWELSMPARYRA; via the coding sequence ATGTTCACTCAGCAGTCTCCAACCGAAATCACGGAAGAAGGAACGTATTGGCTACGAAGTCGGGACGTAAGCGACAGTCCACGAATCGGCGGGGATGGATATTTTTCGAAGTACAGCGTGACCCACCCGGAGAATGTGACGGCCGATGACCTTCCGCCCGCGAACGGAGACGCCGTTGGAAAAATCGACCGCGAAGCACTCGAACAGGAGAAAACGATCGGAAAGTGGCAACTCACCGGCTCGGCGGAAACCATCGATGATCTGTGGCCCAAAATCGTCGTAGACGCCAGCGAGGGCGTGATTTGGGCCGCCAAGGTCATGACTGCGTTCGGTTACGAGGAACTGCCCTACGACGACTACATGATCGTCGTCTACACCCCCAACTACTTCGCAAAACACGACGTTGACCGCGTCCGGGAGCATCTCCGGGACGAACACGATGTGACACACGAACTGTTCTACAAACCGGACATCTACACAGCTAAAGGAATCGTCGCCGAGACGGCCGAGGAGTGGGAGCTTTCGATGCCCGCTCGATACCGGGCGTAG
- a CDS encoding DUF7321 family protein: MVSDAAIASVVALVVTASLPFYLYGAWIIIEAETVTWNVLTHHLKFIVTGLLLTTVPAVVWMIPRFERQFGGLAAVHAFLGLQAYAMLILALTGIVRIFQVKRAHDLYGTPNPGMDISDLHENMDSWRWRLRAGVAGYIVFWLLTWVLGMARFLILHTDYF, translated from the coding sequence ATGGTAAGCGACGCGGCGATTGCATCAGTGGTCGCGCTAGTCGTGACGGCGAGTCTTCCGTTCTACCTCTACGGCGCGTGGATAATTATCGAAGCCGAAACGGTGACGTGGAACGTTCTCACGCATCATCTGAAGTTCATCGTTACCGGCCTCCTGCTGACGACGGTTCCCGCAGTGGTGTGGATGATTCCCCGATTCGAGCGCCAGTTCGGCGGCCTCGCGGCGGTTCACGCCTTCCTCGGATTGCAAGCCTACGCGATGCTAATTCTCGCGCTCACGGGTATCGTCAGAATCTTTCAGGTCAAGCGCGCCCACGATTTGTACGGCACGCCGAATCCCGGCATGGACATCAGCGACCTCCACGAAAACATGGATTCGTGGCGCTGGCGACTTCGCGCCGGTGTCGCGGGCTACATCGTCTTCTGGCTTCTGACGTGGGTGCTCGGCATGGCTCGGTTTCTTATCCTCCACACCGACTACTTCTGA
- a CDS encoding DUF7319 domain-containing protein: MADSDSGTQGAGEDAPEESREELRREVDEKYDFEDFGPEDMAEMSLEEWEAAFDPDTWITGRELLDRVEADLKHRVAIREVFAVIERTSHEGEPLLVAYSDEGYAVVYPDGSVEGRGTVLRDVKPTVALASMEEYDVPEMPEGEQLPHPDEVPEGSGELGNKLMQTIAAIHVVAGFGMMIAWFLVYFEIVSVSDNIQDGAPLLALVGGGFFVFGFFVLLIVANARLSDRFRSEEYRNRLRSAGVDSDYRPDFLREEEEERDD; this comes from the coding sequence ATGGCTGACTCCGACAGTGGGACGCAGGGCGCAGGGGAAGACGCGCCGGAGGAATCCCGCGAGGAACTTCGCCGCGAGGTCGATGAGAAGTACGACTTCGAGGATTTCGGCCCGGAAGATATGGCGGAGATGTCGCTCGAAGAGTGGGAGGCCGCGTTCGACCCGGATACGTGGATTACGGGCAGGGAACTGCTCGACCGGGTCGAGGCCGACCTGAAACATCGCGTCGCAATTCGGGAGGTATTCGCCGTCATCGAGCGAACTTCACACGAAGGGGAACCATTGTTGGTCGCCTATTCGGACGAAGGCTACGCCGTGGTCTATCCCGACGGAAGCGTCGAAGGGCGCGGAACCGTCCTCCGCGACGTGAAACCGACGGTTGCGCTGGCGTCGATGGAAGAGTACGACGTGCCGGAGATGCCGGAAGGCGAGCAACTGCCCCACCCCGACGAGGTACCGGAGGGGAGCGGCGAACTCGGCAACAAGTTGATGCAGACGATTGCGGCCATCCACGTCGTCGCCGGATTCGGGATGATGATTGCGTGGTTCCTCGTCTACTTCGAAATCGTTAGCGTTTCGGACAATATCCAAGACGGCGCACCACTGTTGGCACTCGTCGGCGGGGGCTTTTTCGTCTTCGGATTTTTCGTCCTGCTCATCGTGGCGAATGCCCGACTTTCCGACAGATTCCGGTCGGAAGAGTACCGAAATCGCCTGCGTTCCGCTGGCGTGGATTCCGACTATCGACCCGACTTTCTCCGGGAAGAAGAAGAGGAACGAGACGACTGA
- a CDS encoding plastocyanin/azurin family copper-binding protein, protein MKRREFLLAASGVAGGTAAAAVPAGAQQTTTSGGGNQSGGNGTGGTQTTTSGGGNQSNGNQSSGNQSQGGGGGGGGTETVIVGPGGELVFEPADLQISPGTTVEWVWESDTHNVIPTSQPDGAGWEGSGSEGETFDTGHTYSHTFDTEGSYEYVCIPHETAGMTGTITVGSGGGGGGGGGGSAEADPEHMGVPFQAHYVGIATILMMIMSLIFTFFFLKYGESPHTSGGNR, encoded by the coding sequence ATGAAGAGGCGGGAATTTCTACTGGCGGCCAGCGGCGTTGCTGGCGGAACTGCCGCGGCGGCGGTACCCGCTGGTGCGCAGCAGACGACAACGTCTGGAGGTGGCAACCAGTCCGGCGGCAACGGGACTGGCGGCACCCAGACGACGACGTCAGGCGGTGGCAACCAGTCAAATGGAAACCAGTCTAGCGGCAATCAATCACAAGGAGGCGGCGGCGGTGGCGGCGGAACGGAGACGGTTATCGTCGGCCCGGGCGGCGAACTCGTGTTCGAACCGGCCGACCTCCAAATTTCACCCGGCACCACCGTCGAGTGGGTATGGGAATCCGACACGCACAACGTGATTCCGACGAGCCAACCCGACGGGGCTGGCTGGGAAGGAAGCGGCAGTGAAGGAGAGACGTTCGACACGGGTCACACGTACAGTCACACCTTCGACACCGAAGGCTCCTACGAGTACGTCTGTATTCCACACGAAACCGCTGGCATGACCGGCACAATCACGGTCGGTAGTGGTGGCGGTGGCGGTGGCGGCGGCGGTGGCTCTGCGGAAGCCGACCCGGAACACATGGGCGTGCCGTTTCAGGCACACTACGTTGGAATTGCGACGATTCTGATGATGATCATGTCGCTCATCTTTACGTTCTTCTTCCTGAAATACGGCGAATCACCACACACCAGCGGAGGGAACAGATAA
- a CDS encoding DUF7318 family protein yields MSSSGSTYGDIHRYEPARESTTAAIAIVLLTIIEVVFVGLFTYGLLNGWGLTELGNMYLGGVLAVIFVDLAFILMLYRKEFLPDVMIVKKRRRKWEDLYVREEEQYGTESFGDAWEQFKRAVYPYYKR; encoded by the coding sequence ATGTCCTCGTCAGGAAGCACATACGGCGACATACACCGATACGAACCGGCGCGAGAAAGCACGACGGCCGCCATCGCAATCGTCCTGTTGACGATTATCGAAGTGGTGTTCGTCGGCTTGTTCACCTACGGTCTTCTCAACGGATGGGGACTGACCGAACTCGGTAACATGTACCTTGGTGGCGTTCTCGCCGTCATCTTCGTCGACCTCGCGTTCATCCTCATGCTGTATCGCAAGGAGTTCCTCCCCGACGTGATGATCGTCAAAAAGCGTCGTCGCAAGTGGGAAGACCTCTACGTGCGTGAGGAAGAGCAGTACGGAACCGAGTCGTTCGGAGACGCATGGGAACAGTTCAAACGAGCAGTGTACCCCTACTACAAACGATAA
- a CDS encoding cytochrome b has translation MAGDDKYPESTGRRRFVKGVVGSATLASVGTAGAASLTTTTASAGAGGGITQFMGMENTAGPAPRAMPQIPIEIDDEGYVKGFFPEASTRTEQGREITVAEADIGGMTYSANWFQYCGVQTYKGIKPDADMDNYFRYKEGAKYEWQANDVNAGDKVHIDDFSDYQSWGNGIGKSGLGKPAMVTWRSQDVPPSQTMTVQLIRSTNVEQMSGESEWLKASTKEGFIANLNKCTHFCCVPMFKGLSNAAKFGAADEIYCPCHQSVYDPFSIVRKSFVALPRPEGE, from the coding sequence ATGGCAGGAGACGACAAATATCCAGAGAGCACAGGTCGCCGCCGATTCGTCAAAGGCGTCGTCGGAAGCGCGACGCTCGCCAGTGTTGGCACTGCGGGTGCCGCTTCGCTCACGACGACGACGGCTTCCGCGGGTGCCGGTGGTGGTATTACACAGTTCATGGGGATGGAAAACACGGCAGGGCCTGCACCGCGTGCAATGCCTCAAATCCCTATCGAAATAGACGACGAAGGGTATGTCAAGGGATTCTTCCCGGAAGCATCGACGCGAACGGAGCAGGGTCGAGAAATCACCGTTGCCGAGGCCGACATCGGTGGCATGACCTACTCGGCAAACTGGTTCCAGTACTGCGGCGTCCAGACCTACAAAGGCATCAAGCCGGACGCCGACATGGACAACTACTTCCGCTACAAGGAAGGCGCGAAGTACGAATGGCAGGCGAACGACGTCAACGCCGGGGACAAAGTCCACATCGACGACTTCAGCGATTACCAGTCGTGGGGCAACGGCATCGGTAAATCCGGCCTCGGTAAACCGGCGATGGTAACGTGGCGTTCACAGGACGTTCCCCCGAGCCAGACGATGACCGTCCAGCTCATTCGAAGCACGAACGTCGAACAGATGTCGGGCGAAAGTGAGTGGCTCAAAGCGAGTACCAAAGAAGGCTTCATCGCCAATCTCAACAAATGCACACACTTCTGCTGTGTGCCGATGTTCAAGGGCCTCTCAAACGCCGCGAAGTTCGGTGCCGCGGACGAGATTTACTGTCCGTGCCACCAGTCGGTGTACGACCCCTTCAGCATCGTTAGAAAATCATTCGTGGCGTTGCCACGGCCGGAGGGTGAGTAA
- a CDS encoding cytochrome b, which translates to MSIERKDEHDHGEWLREKELTPIETTFLTTLIWMDKRFRIVDYLEILETLYYRVNLQMPKSHTEQYGLDNKFWYWYPLYALGSFSTIAYVVAAVSGALLGFYYSPSTAGDPTAAYNQLAYIMADLNFGFMLRSIHRWAAQVMVAAVFLHMLRVYFTGAYKEPREVNWILGIILISLTMVFGYTGYLLPWDQLAFWAGQIGVEMSLSVPLVGEWVAQLLFGGFSLSQATLQRMYILHVFLLPFVVTTLIAVHIGIVWMQGIAEPH; encoded by the coding sequence ATGAGTATCGAACGCAAGGACGAACACGACCACGGTGAGTGGCTCCGTGAGAAAGAACTCACCCCCATCGAGACGACGTTCCTCACGACGCTCATCTGGATGGACAAACGGTTCCGCATCGTGGACTACCTCGAAATACTGGAGACGTTGTACTATCGCGTCAACCTCCAGATGCCAAAAAGCCACACCGAGCAGTACGGACTGGACAACAAATTCTGGTACTGGTATCCGCTGTACGCACTGGGTAGCTTCTCGACTATCGCATACGTAGTGGCCGCAGTCAGCGGTGCGCTGCTCGGGTTCTACTACTCGCCATCGACGGCGGGCGACCCCACGGCGGCGTACAACCAGTTGGCGTACATCATGGCCGACCTCAACTTCGGATTCATGCTCCGGAGTATTCACCGCTGGGCCGCACAAGTGATGGTGGCGGCGGTATTCCTTCACATGCTCCGTGTCTACTTCACGGGCGCGTACAAGGAGCCACGCGAGGTCAACTGGATTCTCGGCATCATCCTCATCAGCTTGACGATGGTGTTCGGGTACACGGGCTACCTACTCCCGTGGGACCAGTTGGCGTTCTGGGCGGGACAGATCGGCGTCGAAATGAGCCTGTCGGTGCCACTCGTCGGCGAGTGGGTTGCACAGCTCCTATTCGGCGGCTTCAGCCTGAGCCAGGCGACACTGCAACGGATGTACATCCTGCACGTGTTCTTGCTCCCGTTCGTCGTGACTACGCTCATCGCGGTACACATCGGCATCGTCTGGATGCAGGGCATCGCAGAACCACACTGA
- a CDS encoding cytochrome b family protein, whose translation MTDENEPEPRTDGSGTGIVSPDDETPSWLERKQRTQGLSRLTYEYFERSRREDEDLRQESSYVERDVLAFPTWPHEMIRNLSITSFFVGMILFLAAALPPHLGPPADPSSTPAIILPDWYLYWSFGLLKLGPLNPELAILGGDKLMADRTYGVVANGVVVGIIAIVPFLNKGSARRPVEQPFWAAVGMFGVVFSLTISTLAIKNLMPIDSHLLFDLTFLLPIAAGTITYAVLKSMREGYMFSLNRRYYRLRPPK comes from the coding sequence ATGACCGACGAAAACGAACCCGAACCCCGAACCGACGGAAGCGGTACCGGCATCGTCTCGCCGGACGACGAGACTCCCTCGTGGCTTGAGCGGAAGCAGCGCACGCAGGGACTCTCCCGGCTGACATACGAATACTTCGAGCGCTCGCGCAGGGAAGACGAAGACCTGCGACAGGAATCGAGCTACGTCGAACGCGACGTGCTCGCGTTCCCGACGTGGCCCCACGAGATGATTCGTAATCTCTCGATTACGAGTTTCTTCGTCGGGATGATTCTGTTCCTCGCCGCTGCGCTCCCACCTCACCTCGGCCCACCGGCCGACCCGAGTTCGACGCCAGCGATTATCCTGCCCGACTGGTATCTGTACTGGTCGTTCGGCCTGCTGAAGCTAGGGCCACTGAACCCCGAACTCGCCATCCTCGGTGGCGACAAACTGATGGCAGACCGAACCTACGGTGTCGTCGCAAACGGCGTCGTCGTCGGTATCATCGCCATCGTACCGTTCCTGAACAAGGGGAGCGCTCGTCGACCGGTCGAACAACCGTTCTGGGCCGCGGTCGGTATGTTCGGCGTGGTCTTCTCGCTCACTATCAGCACGCTCGCCATCAAGAACCTGATGCCTATCGACTCGCACCTGCTCTTCGACTTGACGTTCCTCCTGCCCATCGCAGCAGGAACCATCACCTACGCGGTGTTGAAGTCGATGCGTGAAGGGTACATGTTCAGCCTCAACCGCCGGTACTACCGCCTGCGACCGCCGAAATAA